The following coding sequences are from one Desulfosporosinus orientis DSM 765 window:
- a CDS encoding IclR family transcriptional regulator — MASASGVIVQSVDRALDILGCFKGQAIELGISEISERMELSKSTVYGLVNTLLTKGYLEQNPQTKRYRLGIKLFELGTLVHNRMDLRNEAKVFCEELGGKYNTTVHLAAHYGHEIVYIDKVDAPDALIVYSQTGKCAPMHCTGVGKAILAFLSDDELKRVFEKGDFKKYTEHTITDPEELHHELRRIHSRGYAVDNEEIETGLRCIAAPIFNYMNQPVAAISVSAPTVRLPLEQIEAIAKDVQYHALQISQRLGYRS; from the coding sequence ATGGCAAGTGCATCAGGTGTAATCGTGCAGTCTGTAGATCGGGCATTAGATATTCTTGGATGTTTTAAAGGACAAGCGATAGAATTAGGTATTTCGGAAATTTCCGAAAGAATGGAACTAAGTAAGAGTACGGTTTACGGATTGGTGAATACACTGCTTACAAAAGGTTATTTGGAACAGAATCCTCAAACAAAACGCTATCGATTGGGAATCAAGCTGTTTGAGTTGGGCACTCTGGTGCATAATCGTATGGATTTGCGAAACGAAGCCAAGGTATTTTGTGAGGAGCTTGGCGGTAAATACAATACCACCGTGCATCTGGCCGCTCATTATGGTCATGAGATTGTTTATATAGATAAGGTTGATGCCCCCGATGCTCTAATTGTTTATTCCCAGACAGGCAAGTGCGCTCCTATGCATTGTACAGGTGTCGGCAAAGCAATCCTGGCTTTTTTGAGCGATGATGAATTGAAACGGGTTTTTGAAAAAGGAGATTTCAAAAAATATACAGAGCATACAATCACGGATCCAGAAGAATTACACCATGAACTCAGGCGTATTCATTCACGCGGATACGCTGTTGACAATGAGGAAATTGAGACCGGTCTGCGTTGTATCGCGGCTCCAATTTTCAATTATATGAATCAGCCGGTGGCGGCCATTAGTGTTTCTGCTCCTACAGTGCGGTTGCCGTTAGAACAAATTGAGGCTATCGCCAAGGATGTACAATATCACGCTCTCCAGATCTCGCAAAGACTAGGGTATAGAAGCTGA
- a CDS encoding molybdopterin-binding protein — MGLNLLEKTELWINHITLDQVNLTQFAETVADVLGIERSKVLVVDVRPDHITLDIMENDIPTENILGKEQAVLDALAKLKGVRLYEDSCLHSNGILGLICLEGGNPVEMNKTVNHMVNEIKERISKRAIIFPTGFELKQNLIEDTNTPYLKNLLEREGYKVTIGDIMEDDLDDMEFKLSDAVSRAFGLIITTGGVGAEDKDKTVESVLRVDPQAATPYIVKFQQGTGRHVKDGVRIAVGTVGPSIMVSFPGPNDEVRLAAGALIECLKNNCDKEVTAQRIAAVLAKKLMKKGFHHDHHGLNKLL, encoded by the coding sequence ATGGGTTTGAACCTTTTGGAGAAAACAGAACTTTGGATCAATCATATTACCCTCGATCAGGTAAATTTGACTCAGTTCGCCGAGACGGTGGCAGATGTGCTGGGGATTGAAAGAAGTAAGGTGCTGGTGGTCGATGTCCGTCCGGACCATATTACCCTCGATATTATGGAAAACGATATTCCCACCGAAAATATTCTTGGCAAAGAGCAGGCGGTGCTTGACGCGCTTGCCAAACTGAAAGGCGTTCGCCTTTACGAGGATTCTTGTTTGCACTCCAACGGGATTCTCGGGCTGATCTGTCTGGAAGGGGGGAACCCGGTGGAAATGAATAAGACGGTCAACCATATGGTGAACGAAATCAAAGAGCGCATTTCAAAGCGAGCGATCATTTTTCCTACGGGCTTTGAACTGAAACAGAATTTGATAGAGGATACCAATACTCCCTATTTAAAAAACCTTTTAGAAAGGGAAGGCTATAAAGTGACCATCGGGGATATTATGGAAGACGATTTGGACGATATGGAATTTAAGCTTTCCGATGCAGTTTCTCGTGCCTTTGGGTTGATTATTACCACCGGTGGTGTAGGCGCTGAGGACAAGGACAAAACTGTGGAAAGTGTGTTGCGGGTCGATCCCCAGGCAGCAACGCCGTATATTGTCAAGTTTCAACAGGGAACGGGGCGCCATGTTAAGGACGGTGTGCGAATCGCAGTGGGAACAGTGGGTCCGTCGATAATGGTTTCATTCCCCGGCCCCAACGACGAAGTCCGGCTCGCCGCAGGTGCATTGATAGAATGCTTGAAAAACAACTGTGATAAAGAGGTCACTGCCCAACGAATCGCCGCGGTGCTTGCGAAAAAGCTGATGAAAAAGGGGTTCCACCATGATCATCATGGGTTAAATAAACTTTTATAA
- a CDS encoding 2-keto-4-pentenoate hydratase, with the protein MDCNKIAQELFDAEKGQYQIEMPTASHPDMLVEDAYAIQLENVAKKVAAGEKVIGMKVGLTSKAMQNLLHVNEPDYGHLTDKMLVLEGSFCPMDELNQPKVEGELAFCLKKTLRGPGVTIADVYNATDWVVPAIEIVDSRIKDWKITLSDTIADNGSSARFILGGRMTPIRDVDMRLTGMTLEKNGELVNSGTCAEVWGNPAAAVAWLANKLSEFNIELKEGNIVLAGAVTAAIPAAKNDSFTVTFHGMGSVTVKFK; encoded by the coding sequence ATGGACTGTAATAAAATTGCCCAGGAATTGTTTGATGCGGAAAAGGGACAGTATCAGATTGAAATGCCGACCGCTTCCCATCCGGATATGTTGGTGGAAGATGCTTACGCCATTCAGCTCGAAAATGTTGCCAAAAAAGTTGCCGCAGGGGAAAAAGTGATCGGCATGAAGGTAGGGTTGACCAGCAAAGCCATGCAAAATCTCTTGCATGTCAATGAACCCGATTATGGTCACCTGACCGATAAAATGCTGGTGCTGGAGGGCTCTTTTTGCCCGATGGATGAACTTAATCAGCCAAAGGTTGAAGGAGAGCTGGCCTTTTGTCTTAAGAAAACCTTGCGCGGGCCCGGTGTAACCATTGCTGATGTTTATAATGCTACGGACTGGGTAGTTCCCGCCATCGAAATAGTTGACAGCCGGATTAAAGACTGGAAGATCACACTTTCCGATACTATTGCTGACAATGGTTCCAGTGCCCGCTTTATTTTGGGCGGCCGTATGACGCCGATCAGAGATGTGGATATGCGTTTAACGGGCATGACATTAGAGAAGAATGGGGAACTGGTCAACAGTGGAACCTGCGCGGAAGTGTGGGGGAATCCTGCGGCCGCGGTTGCTTGGCTGGCGAATAAACTTTCAGAATTTAATATTGAACTGAAAGAGGGAAATATTGTCTTGGCCGGTGCAGTCACTGCTGCAATTCCAGCCGCAAAAAATGACAGTTTTACGGTAACCTTCCATGGCATGGGTAGCGTGACGGTAAAATTTAAATAA
- a CDS encoding acetaldehyde dehydrogenase (acetylating) has product MEKIKVGIIGPGNIGSDLMYKVIKSKHLQMHLMAGIVESEGIKRAAGLGFKTSLEGVDAVAADPDIKIVFDATSAKAHLYNAPILKAAGKIVMDMTPAAVGPYVVPCVNLDNLAHVDNFNMVTCGGQATIPIAHAINRVADSEYTEIVAALSSKSAGPGTRANIDEFTQTTKKALEIVGGADKAKAIIVLNPAEPPIMMTNTIYSIVKNPDEKKIIESVNEIVKQVQAYVPGYKLRVPPVIDGNKVTVIVQVQGAGDFLPMYSGNLDIINQAAVAVAEKVAENLLNKEG; this is encoded by the coding sequence ATGGAGAAAATTAAGGTAGGCATCATCGGACCGGGGAATATCGGCTCTGACCTAATGTATAAGGTCATTAAAAGTAAACATCTGCAAATGCACTTAATGGCCGGTATCGTGGAATCTGAGGGAATTAAAAGGGCAGCCGGACTGGGGTTTAAGACTTCGCTGGAAGGTGTTGACGCTGTGGCCGCAGATCCCGATATCAAGATTGTCTTTGACGCGACAAGTGCAAAAGCGCATTTATATAATGCACCAATATTGAAAGCGGCGGGCAAAATCGTTATGGATATGACTCCTGCTGCAGTAGGCCCCTACGTGGTTCCCTGTGTCAATCTTGACAATCTGGCTCATGTGGATAACTTTAACATGGTAACCTGCGGCGGACAGGCCACGATTCCCATTGCCCATGCGATTAATCGGGTGGCAGATTCAGAGTATACCGAGATTGTGGCGGCCCTTTCCTCTAAGAGCGCAGGTCCGGGAACCCGTGCCAACATTGACGAATTCACTCAGACGACCAAAAAGGCCCTTGAAATCGTTGGTGGTGCAGACAAAGCAAAAGCAATCATTGTTCTGAACCCTGCTGAACCGCCCATTATGATGACCAATACCATTTATTCTATAGTCAAGAATCCGGATGAGAAAAAAATCATTGAATCCGTTAATGAGATTGTCAAACAGGTTCAAGCTTATGTGCCCGGTTACAAGCTTCGTGTTCCCCCTGTCATAGATGGAAACAAAGTTACCGTAATTGTTCAGGTACAGGGTGCCGGCGACTTTTTACCCATGTATTCCGGGAACCTTGATATCATCAATCAGGCAGCGGTCGCCGTTGCCGAAAAAGTAGCCGAGAATCTGTTGAACAAGGAGGGGTAA
- the dmpG gene encoding 4-hydroxy-2-oxovalerate aldolase, which produces MEKRKINIVDTTLRDGSHAVSHSFTVDQVTAVAEGLDKVGVSLIELSHGDGITGSSVNYGFSKTNEIELLKAAGKVVKNAKLTVLLLPGIGTIEDLQEAKENGAQAVRVATHVTEADIAIQHIKYAKSIGMMTVGFLMMSHMASPEKIVEQAKIFVDCGADYINLADSAGYMLTDDVRARVSALQNAVDIPIGFHSHNNLGLSVANSIAAVEEGATYLDATCRGLGAGAGNTQNEVLCAVLDRLGYDTEVNLNGIMDVAEEIVEPIMQRPQVINTASLMLGYAGVYSSFLLHTYKAAEKFRLNPRDILVELGKRRMVGGQEDMIIDVAFELSQKNKK; this is translated from the coding sequence ATGGAAAAAAGGAAAATTAATATTGTTGATACGACGCTTCGAGATGGGAGTCACGCAGTCAGTCATAGTTTTACGGTTGATCAGGTAACCGCAGTTGCCGAAGGATTGGATAAGGTTGGAGTCAGCCTGATAGAACTGAGCCATGGAGATGGCATCACCGGTTCTTCCGTCAACTATGGGTTCTCAAAAACCAATGAAATTGAACTGCTTAAGGCAGCCGGCAAGGTGGTTAAGAATGCCAAGCTGACAGTTCTGCTGCTTCCCGGAATCGGAACGATAGAAGATTTGCAGGAAGCGAAGGAAAATGGTGCTCAGGCTGTGCGGGTTGCCACCCATGTAACCGAAGCAGATATCGCGATTCAGCATATCAAATATGCTAAGAGCATCGGAATGATGACGGTAGGGTTCTTGATGATGTCCCATATGGCCTCACCGGAAAAGATCGTTGAGCAAGCTAAAATTTTTGTGGACTGCGGAGCTGATTATATTAACCTTGCGGATTCAGCGGGTTATATGTTGACGGATGATGTCCGGGCCAGAGTCAGTGCTCTTCAAAATGCGGTTGATATTCCAATCGGCTTCCACTCTCATAACAATTTAGGTCTATCTGTCGCGAACTCGATCGCGGCAGTGGAAGAAGGCGCAACCTACCTTGATGCTACCTGCCGCGGTCTGGGTGCGGGCGCCGGGAATACACAGAATGAAGTGTTATGTGCGGTGCTGGACCGTTTAGGATATGACACAGAGGTTAACCTAAACGGTATCATGGACGTAGCAGAAGAAATTGTTGAACCGATCATGCAGCGTCCCCAGGTTATAAACACTGCTTCTTTAATGTTGGGCTATGCCGGTGTTTACTCTAGCTTTTTACTCCACACCTATAAAGCCGCTGAAAAATTCCGGCTGAACCCCAGGGATATTCTTGTGGAACTGGGTAAGCGGAGAATGGTAGGCGGACAGGAAGATATGATTATAGATGTGGCGTTTGAATTATCTCAGAAGAACAAGAAATAA
- a CDS encoding 4Fe-4S binding protein: MKRVTLLAEVQHDLCRGCKVCEKVCPVLAISVSDKKAKVKADECRGCTNCESRCPFYAIKMVKREEPFTIGVDASKHDPNTIRELCEKAHLNPEQILCYCVGVRAEEVAAAILEGAKTPEEVSSRTGIRTGCTIECVQPLLRMIEAAGLELKQVENGWQWYGITPTAWTLPETVVEKYNKRGFYFQEDRDLLDRVVNTKREGEEI; the protein is encoded by the coding sequence ATGAAAAGAGTTACCCTGTTGGCCGAAGTACAGCATGACCTGTGCAGGGGATGTAAAGTATGTGAGAAAGTCTGTCCGGTTTTAGCGATTTCAGTTTCTGATAAAAAGGCAAAGGTGAAGGCGGATGAATGTCGTGGTTGCACCAACTGCGAATCCCGCTGTCCATTCTATGCTATTAAAATGGTTAAGCGTGAAGAACCCTTTACTATTGGAGTAGATGCCTCCAAGCATGACCCAAATACAATTCGTGAGCTGTGTGAAAAAGCCCATCTTAATCCGGAACAGATCTTATGTTACTGTGTGGGTGTGCGTGCTGAAGAAGTTGCCGCTGCCATCCTGGAAGGAGCGAAAACCCCTGAAGAAGTATCCTCAAGAACGGGTATTCGCACAGGCTGTACCATTGAATGTGTCCAGCCATTGCTGCGGATGATTGAAGCTGCAGGTCTTGAGCTGAAACAGGTTGAAAATGGTTGGCAGTGGTACGGTATTACCCCTACTGCCTGGACTCTTCCTGAAACTGTGGTTGAGAAATACAATAAGAGAGGTTTCTACTTCCAAGAAGATCGAGATTTATTGGATCGTGTTGTTAATACCAAACGGGAAGGAGAGGAAATCTAA
- a CDS encoding M24 family metallopeptidase: protein MNEIVVKRIAALQQELKVHELDAAVIMDRENLIYFANSEDIEGGALIVPAQGEPKLICLWLDARHMRDQSGLEVVPYFFPNENVSQKTADMVLNLGIPNPRIGFTRYFINLKDFQCLRDTVPGIYFGDIAEVCYRLRSIKSEQEIEYISKAAEFVAVGMKAAVESLRPGIKETDILAEAEYAMRKAGSEGATFRIQVLRHDRQQLMHPYAGNYVIENNQPVVIHLGASYKGYAAKMCRTAFLGEVAREINDIYKLLIKAQNVGIEALKPGAVSGEIFDRVFKVIHDHGYAKMFMDVIGYGVGIRQSEFYPVIGKGIDHVIQENMVVDLLLPTIYAPKFGGPRITDTVLVRGTGNVVLTNLP, encoded by the coding sequence ATGAACGAAATCGTTGTGAAGAGAATTGCCGCGCTCCAACAGGAACTGAAGGTTCACGAACTGGATGCCGCCGTCATTATGGATAGGGAAAACCTAATCTACTTTGCAAATAGTGAAGACATTGAAGGGGGAGCGCTGATTGTTCCGGCCCAAGGTGAGCCGAAACTAATTTGTTTGTGGTTGGACGCTCGCCATATGCGGGATCAATCCGGATTAGAAGTGGTTCCTTATTTCTTTCCAAACGAGAATGTCAGCCAGAAAACCGCCGACATGGTACTGAATCTGGGCATCCCCAATCCGAGAATCGGCTTTACCAGGTACTTTATTAATTTAAAGGATTTTCAGTGTCTGCGTGATACCGTACCCGGAATCTACTTCGGTGATATTGCGGAAGTATGCTACAGGTTGCGTTCTATTAAAAGTGAACAGGAAATTGAGTACATCTCAAAAGCTGCTGAGTTTGTTGCAGTAGGGATGAAAGCGGCCGTGGAATCCCTTCGGCCGGGGATTAAAGAAACAGACATTCTTGCAGAAGCTGAGTATGCCATGCGCAAAGCAGGCTCAGAGGGGGCAACATTCCGCATACAGGTGTTGCGGCATGACCGCCAGCAATTGATGCATCCTTACGCCGGCAATTATGTGATCGAAAATAATCAGCCTGTGGTAATTCATTTGGGTGCGTCTTATAAAGGGTATGCAGCTAAAATGTGTCGTACTGCATTTTTAGGAGAAGTTGCCAGGGAGATAAATGATATTTATAAATTGCTCATCAAAGCCCAAAACGTTGGGATAGAAGCATTGAAACCGGGGGCTGTTTCCGGTGAAATTTTCGACAGAGTGTTTAAGGTTATTCACGACCATGGTTATGCGAAGATGTTTATGGATGTAATCGGCTATGGCGTAGGAATCAGGCAGTCGGAGTTTTACCCCGTTATTGGAAAGGGGATAGACCATGTTATTCAGGAAAATATGGTGGTAGACTTGTTGCTTCCGACAATTTACGCACCGAAATTTGGCGGTCCTCGTATCACGGATACAGTGTTGGTAAGAGGTACAGGGAATGTTGTGCTGACTAATCTGCCTTAA
- a CDS encoding nicotinate-nucleotide pyrophosphorylase: MELREFLFKPLQDRSYSFAIRARENGILSGAARMQELAMELGLEVISVAQEGALLVPGTPVFVARGDAEMVTRAEETLMGAIGKPSGVATAAADIVKKASPVKVVCGAWKKISQATKGELRQAVMSSGAGLRMTEEPFVYLDKNYIRMFGGVAAAVGRAKLFDPDRLAVVQLRGEAQSIVEEARTAVEAGAGILMVDTGILADFKAVKAAAATDGWRKSVKLAFAGGVTPEELSNIVVLGPDIIDVGRAILDAPLLDFGLDVEG; the protein is encoded by the coding sequence ATGGAGTTGAGAGAGTTTTTGTTTAAACCACTCCAAGATAGGTCTTATTCGTTCGCAATCAGAGCTCGGGAAAATGGAATACTATCAGGAGCAGCTAGAATGCAAGAACTGGCGATGGAACTTGGATTGGAAGTTATTTCGGTCGCCCAGGAGGGTGCGTTGCTAGTTCCCGGTACGCCGGTATTTGTCGCTAGAGGGGATGCTGAGATGGTTACTAGGGCGGAGGAAACGCTTATGGGAGCCATTGGAAAGCCCTCCGGAGTAGCCACTGCCGCTGCAGACATAGTGAAAAAGGCCAGTCCGGTAAAGGTAGTTTGCGGTGCTTGGAAAAAGATAAGTCAAGCCACGAAGGGAGAACTACGCCAGGCGGTCATGTCAAGTGGGGCAGGACTACGAATGACCGAAGAACCCTTCGTTTATTTAGACAAAAACTATATCCGGATGTTTGGGGGAGTTGCCGCTGCTGTGGGGCGGGCAAAATTATTTGATCCGGATCGTTTGGCGGTTGTCCAATTACGAGGTGAAGCCCAGAGTATTGTTGAAGAAGCGAGAACCGCAGTAGAGGCTGGGGCAGGAATTTTGATGGTTGATACCGGTATTCTGGCGGATTTTAAGGCTGTGAAGGCTGCCGCTGCAACCGATGGGTGGCGAAAAAGTGTAAAGTTAGCCTTTGCCGGCGGTGTAACCCCAGAAGAGTTAAGTAACATCGTAGTACTTGGACCGGATATTATTGATGTTGGTCGAGCGATTCTTGATGCTCCGTTACTTGATTTTGGTCTTGATGTGGAAGGCTGA
- a CDS encoding benzoate/H(+) symporter BenE family transporter, protein MNPNTGIQKGQCFEKGPGFARGLRDLTMHLNSKTITAGIVAAVFGCTGPALIVLSAATKGNLTSAQAISWLFAIYFFGGIISLGLALYYKQPINGAYSIPGAVMLIGALSTFTINEAVGAYLIAGILVLILGLSGLVGKLMRWLPLPIVMAMIAGAMIRFGTGIITSTNKAPVIGVAALVGFLVLPRLTKKIPPVLGALVLGIIAAAFIGGLNLSGVSYKFVAPQIFAPAFNINAFFSISIPLAALVIGAENAQAIGVLMGQGYKPPINIMTIISGIGGIATSFFGGHNANIAGPMTAICASEEAGDNKEGRYAATVVNGIIFGAFGLIASIAVAFVTGLPADLISIVAGLAMIGVLISAFDEAFSTKKFKTGAFFALIIAMSGITILKISSPFWALLGGVIVAFLVEPKDFK, encoded by the coding sequence ATGAATCCTAATACAGGTATACAAAAAGGCCAATGTTTTGAAAAAGGACCCGGTTTTGCCAGAGGTTTACGTGATCTGACTATGCATTTAAATTCCAAAACCATAACCGCCGGTATTGTTGCCGCAGTCTTTGGTTGTACTGGACCTGCCCTTATCGTTTTAAGTGCTGCTACAAAAGGTAACCTCACCTCAGCTCAGGCTATTTCTTGGCTTTTTGCAATCTATTTCTTTGGAGGTATTATAAGCTTAGGTTTAGCACTCTATTACAAGCAACCAATAAACGGAGCCTATTCTATTCCGGGTGCTGTAATGCTAATTGGGGCCTTAAGCACGTTTACTATTAATGAGGCAGTAGGAGCATATTTAATCGCTGGCATTCTTGTTTTAATCCTTGGCTTATCTGGTCTTGTTGGTAAATTGATGCGATGGTTGCCGCTACCCATTGTTATGGCAATGATTGCCGGAGCAATGATCCGTTTTGGAACAGGTATTATTACTTCAACAAATAAAGCTCCTGTAATTGGTGTGGCGGCATTAGTAGGTTTCCTCGTTTTACCACGGTTGACAAAAAAAATACCTCCTGTTCTAGGAGCTCTTGTTCTGGGAATTATTGCTGCGGCTTTTATCGGAGGATTAAACTTGAGTGGAGTATCCTATAAATTTGTTGCTCCCCAGATTTTTGCACCTGCCTTTAACATTAATGCTTTCTTTAGTATCTCTATCCCCTTGGCTGCTTTGGTTATCGGGGCTGAAAATGCCCAGGCAATTGGTGTATTAATGGGCCAAGGATACAAACCGCCTATTAACATTATGACAATCATCAGTGGTATCGGTGGAATTGCAACTTCATTCTTTGGCGGGCATAACGCCAATATTGCAGGACCGATGACAGCTATTTGCGCCTCCGAAGAAGCTGGTGATAACAAGGAAGGCCGGTATGCGGCAACAGTTGTTAATGGAATTATCTTCGGTGCCTTTGGTTTAATAGCCAGTATAGCAGTAGCATTTGTCACGGGTTTGCCGGCAGATTTAATAAGCATTGTTGCTGGATTGGCAATGATCGGTGTATTGATTAGTGCTTTTGATGAGGCATTTAGTACTAAGAAATTTAAGACTGGCGCTTTTTTTGCATTGATTATCGCTATGAGCGGAATTACCATTCTGAAAATCAGTTCACCGTTTTGGGCTCTCTTAGGTGGTGTTATTGTAGCCTTCTTAGTTGAACCCAAAGACTTCAAATAG
- the larE gene encoding ATP-dependent sacrificial sulfur transferase LarE, producing MDNPPNRCYYCKNELFSKLLMVAKDQGINYVLDGSNFDDLNDHRPGMKAAKELGVRSPLKEAGITKEEIRCFSKEMGLPTWNKSSFACLSSRFPYNSRITKEKLNQVDRGEMILRSLGFQQFRLRHHGEIARIEIPRDQFLLMVEKVDQVVEELKTCGFSYVTMDLQGYRTGSMNETLKEEDKNV from the coding sequence ATGGATAATCCGCCTAACCGCTGCTATTACTGTAAGAATGAACTATTCTCCAAATTATTAATGGTCGCCAAGGATCAGGGAATAAATTACGTGCTTGATGGCTCTAACTTCGATGACTTGAATGACCACAGACCGGGAATGAAAGCAGCCAAGGAATTGGGCGTACGCAGTCCGCTAAAAGAAGCAGGGATCACTAAAGAGGAAATTCGTTGTTTTTCCAAGGAAATGGGCTTACCAACTTGGAATAAGTCTTCCTTTGCCTGTCTTAGTTCCCGTTTTCCGTATAATTCAAGAATAACGAAAGAAAAGCTGAACCAAGTAGATCGAGGAGAAATGATCTTGCGTTCCTTGGGTTTTCAACAGTTTCGCTTGCGTCACCATGGTGAAATTGCCCGGATCGAGATCCCCCGAGATCAATTCTTGCTTATGGTAGAAAAAGTAGACCAAGTCGTTGAAGAGCTAAAAACCTGTGGTTTCAGTTATGTTACCATGGACCTTCAAGGTTACCGGACGGGGAGTATGAATGAGACTTTAAAAGAAGAGGACAAAAACGTATGA
- the larB gene encoding nickel pincer cofactor biosynthesis protein LarB, with translation MNEKSLRDLLIGIKNNEISVDSGLNKLKDLPFEDLGFVKIDHHRQLRQGFPEVIYSAGKTTEQIVTIAEKLAEGAETNILATRANHDVYVAVAARIPDAEYYDLARLIVIRRGEQAKRGHILVLSAGTSDLPVAEEAAITAEVMGNRVERLYDTGVAGIHRLLSQKDKLLAARVLIVVAGMEGALASVVGGLVDKPVIAVPTSVGYGASFGGLAALLAMLNSCASGVSVVNIDNGFGAGYQASLINKLGEVNV, from the coding sequence ATGAATGAAAAAAGCCTGCGTGACTTGCTCATAGGAATTAAGAATAACGAGATTAGTGTTGATTCAGGGTTAAATAAATTGAAAGATTTGCCCTTTGAGGATTTAGGCTTTGTTAAAATCGACCATCATCGTCAGCTCAGGCAAGGATTTCCTGAAGTTATTTATAGTGCAGGTAAAACAACTGAACAAATCGTCACTATCGCCGAAAAACTGGCCGAAGGAGCAGAAACGAACATTCTGGCGACTAGGGCTAATCATGATGTTTATGTAGCTGTTGCCGCACGAATTCCTGACGCTGAGTATTATGATTTAGCTCGCTTAATTGTGATACGACGGGGTGAACAGGCAAAACGAGGACATATTTTAGTGCTCAGTGCCGGAACCTCAGATCTTCCTGTCGCAGAGGAAGCGGCTATTACTGCCGAAGTAATGGGCAACCGGGTGGAACGCCTTTATGACACCGGGGTAGCCGGTATTCATCGTTTATTAAGCCAAAAAGATAAGCTTTTGGCCGCACGGGTTTTAATCGTAGTTGCTGGAATGGAAGGAGCCCTTGCCAGTGTAGTTGGAGGGTTGGTAGACAAGCCGGTGATTGCCGTACCCACCAGCGTGGGTTATGGCGCCAGCTTCGGCGGATTGGCCGCATTGCTGGCTATGTTGAACAGCTGTGCCAGTGGTGTGAGTGTGGTCAATATCGATAATGGTTTTGGCGCTGGCTATCAGGCCAGTTTAATTAATAAGTTAGGGGAGGTCAATGTATGA